Proteins encoded within one genomic window of Aquarana catesbeiana isolate 2022-GZ linkage group LG03, ASM4218655v1, whole genome shotgun sequence:
- the LOC141134334 gene encoding olfactory receptor 8D1-like, producing the protein MSHLNKTKVIMFVFSGLTHNEQLAPFLFTFFLNVYLVCVVFNFGMMFIVLKASNLHTPMYYFLSYLSLVDLFYSSVIAPKMLADLMSKIKLISFHGCAVQFFCFDVLVVTEALLLSCMAYDRYVAICCPLLYVSVMTNKKCWSLVFLSFSIGFLQSVVQTSCVFSLEFCGPNLIDHFYCDVPPLLHLACSSTLWCNSITFFFVVVCGVGSLMPILVSYTFIVSSILQIKSSKGRQKAFGTCSSHLMCVSIFYGAVFFIYLHPPNSALQIQDKLASVFYTVMIPMLNPLIYSMRNQEVKRVIKKALHIHH; encoded by the coding sequence ATGAGCCacctaaacaaaacaaaagtgatcATGTTTGTGTTCTCTGGACTAACACATAATGAACAGCTTGCCCCATTTCTCTTTACTTTTTTCTTGAATGTTTACCTTGTTTGCGTGGTGTTTAACTTTGGCATGATGTTCATAGTCCTTAAAGCCTCCAACCTCCACACTCCAATGTACTATTTCCTTAGTTATCTCTCTTTGGTGGACCTTTTCTACTCCTCAGTTATAGCTCCTAAAATGTTGGCTGACCTTATGTCCAAGATAAAGTTAATATCCTTTCATGGCTGTGCGGTCCAGTTCTTTTGCTTTGATGTTCTGGTTGTCACGGAAGCACTTTTACTTTCGTGCATGGCCTATGACCGATATGTTGCTATCTGCTGCCCTCTGCTTTATGTCTCAGTTATGACCAACAAAAAGTGCTGGAGTCTCGTTTTCCTTAGTTTTTCTATTGGTTTCTTGCAATCCGTAGTACAAACCAGCTGTGTGTTCAGTCTTGAGTTCTGTGGCCCAAACCTCATAGACCATTTTTACTGTGACGTACCACCGCTGCTTCACCTGGCCTGCTCCAGCACTCTGTGGTGTAATTCAATAACGTTCTTCTTTGTAGTTGTTTGTGGTGTAGGCTCATTGATGCCTATCTTGGTGTCATACACTTTTATAGTTTCTTCCATTCTACAGATTAAATCCAGCAAGGGGAGACAGAAGGCATTTGGTACTTGTTCCTCACATCTCATGTGCGTCTCTATTTTCTACGGAgctgtttttttcatttacctACATCCTCCTAACAGTGCCCTTCAGATTCAAGACAAGTTGGCTTCTGTGTTTTACACAGTCATGATACCAATGCTGAACCCTCTTATATATAGCATGAGAAACCAAGAGGTGAAAAGGGTTATCAAGAAAGCACTTCACATACATCACTGA